In the Nocardia asteroides genome, TTCGAGGATTCTGGCCAGAAATCCGAATGTCACTAAAAGCCGAGCACGCCTCGCTGCATGCAATGCTGTCCGGCTCTAGGTTCTCCCATCTCGATAAGAACGTGCTAGTTCTTGTCCATCAGAATGCCCCACTCATGACTCGGTTGTCTTCCGAGCATAATAGGGGCATACTGCTCGGAGCTATCCATGAGGTGCTGGGCAGTAATCTCTACGACCTGCGCTGGGAGCTCGCTTAGCCCGAATAACATGGTCGGCACCCACGGGCGTCTGCGGGAGGCAACAGCAGGATGCGTCGACCGCACTGATTCGCAATAGACCGCAGACCGGACTACGCTCCTTGCTAATATCTTCACGTTGGAAGGACCCACATTGGCGCGCAAAGTGATCGTCGAGATGGTCGATGACTTCGATGGGAAGTCGACAGCCGAGGAAACCGTGTTCTTCGCGCTCGATGGCGCTCAGTTCGAGATGGACCTCTCGACCGACAACGCGAAGCAGCTGCGAGCCTTCTTCGAGCAGTGGACGCCGCATGCCCGGAAGGTGGGTCGGGCCCCGAAGTCGAAGAGCGTTGCTCGTTCCACCGATAACCGCGAAAAGACCCAGGCCATACGCGACTGGGCCCGGACCAACGGCGTCGACGTGTCGAGCCGAGGCCGCATCGCCGCCGAGGTGGTGGACGCCTACAAGCAGGCGGTCAAGGGCGAGTAGCTCGGGCGCACAGTCAGGGGCGAGAGGACCTTACGGGACATCGTCCGTGCGCTCCAGCTGCGACAACTGCCGGTGAAGTTCAAGCTCGGCCCAGTCGTCGTCGGATGGCGACGGTGCGACCTCGCGCACGCCGAAGACATGATCGGCTTGCCTGCGCAACGTCTCGATGTCGAGACAGGCCGCCATCGCTCGCCTGATCACCGGGTAGAGCGGGCCGAACCGCTCGGCTTCGACCTGCCTGACGTGCTTGAGGCTCCATACCGCTCGGCCCGACTGCGTTCGCTCTGTTCGAGGTCCGAACACCCGCTCGAGGTCCTCCCTGCGATAGCCAGCAAGCCGAAGGTTCACTTCGTCGATCTGGCCGTTGCCGATCAGGTGTTCGCCATCGTCGGTGTTGTACTCCGGCGTGCCTCTGTACTCGCGGATGATCCGCTCGTCCGGCTCGTCTTCGAGCGCAAAATCGAACCCCGTGTACTCGTCGGCCATACACCCTCCCCGGTGCTAAGCGTGTGACGCGCATGCTCGCGTCTCCCCTGCCGCCGGAAGCTACCGGGGCACAGAGGACTTGTCGACCGCCGGGTTCTGAGTTGGGTCAAACTGCGGATCGAGGATCCAGACGAACCCGACTCCGCTTCGCGGGAAGGCCCAGCTGTCGAAGCCGACCCGCACCACCTTGCCTGGGACGGTGTCCGGCGTCCGCTCGATTCGGGCGGCCTGGCTGCTAGCGATGAAGTCGACGACGCTGACGCGTTCGATGTTGCAGTCGCTGTAGTCGAGTTCCACTGTGACGCCGCGCGTCGGCTGTTCGATGTCGATGTAGAGAAGGTTGCCACGCTGCTCAGTGACGGTGCGGTAGGTGTAGGCCACGCGCACAGGATCATCCATCTGCTCCGGGGTGAGGTTGAGGTCGACGCTGTAGACCTGGCCGCCCTTTCGAGCGGCCCGGCGGATCGGGCGCTCCGCGCCATCCACACTGAATTGCACCAGCTCAAAGGCTTCCCGCTTGGAAGGGTCGACGTTGGGCTTCGGCGACATAATCCATGCCGAGGTGCCATCGTGGCCGCCAGTGATGTCGAGGTACTGACGGCGGTTGGCGACGACCGCGAAGTGGCGGGTGTGGTGTTTCGGTGTGACGGAATACTCCCAACGCACACTCACGCCGAACAGCGCGTTCCCTGCGGCCAGATTTTGAGGAGCACCGAAGGTGCTCCCACCGGGTATACCCGGTAGCGGGGAGAGGCGGATTTCCACCGAGACGTCATGCCACCGCTCTGGTGCGCGAACGGCTTGGTCACGGATGTCGCGGTAGACCTCGTCGGCGAAGGTGGCGTCGCCCAGCCTGAGCGCTAGGCTGTTCCGCACGATTCCGTCAAGGGTCTCCGGGCTGGCGACACGCGCTAGGTCGTCGTTGCCGACGGCGAAACCATCGATCACGGCGTCGCGCATCGCAGGCGCCGACTCGGCCAGGACGCGCTTGAGCCGGGCGGTATCGCGCGCCTCGCGGTCCTTGCTCGTGAAGTAATCGATGCCGAGCCCGAGCACGCCGGCCACCAGGAGGGTGCCGCCAACCTCACTCCACGGGAAGAGGCCAAGCCAGGTCAGTCCGGAGGCTGTGGTCAGCTGAGCGTCGAACACCATGAGCCCGAGCACGCCGGCCACAGCGATTGCGGCAATGATTGTCTGCAGCTTGATGATGCGTTCGTGCGGATCTTGCATACTCTGCTTTTATTGTAGCAGAACAAAACGGCGCTTGCCGAGCAAAAGCGAAGGGCCGCAACAGCTTGTGCGCCGTTACGGCCCAAGGCAGGGGTTGTCCCTCGATTGCTAGTCGCTGTCGCCGCCCATTGTCCACCTCCCTCGCTGGCCGCCCGGCCGGTACCGCCCGCAACCGGTGCTCAGTATCCTAAATTGGGATATTCGGTTTTGCAAGGTGCGGTTGACCTTGTGGAAAAGTCGATCTATTCGGCGGAGTACCAGCGCCTTTGCGCGTTCTTGCGGCAACTGCGCCGGGAAGCCGGGCTGACTCAGGTCGAGGTCGCGCGGCGCCTCGACGTGCCACAGTCCTTCGTCAGCAAGTACGAGACCGGTGAGCGGCGGCTGGATGTTATCGAGCTGCTGCATGTGGTACGTGCGCTCGGCTCTACGTTGAATGAAGTAGTTCACCAAATCGCTCCGGGAGAGAATCCCTGACCGGAGCGGCAGCACGGCAGCGGATTCGGCTAATCCTACGGCGCTCGACTGCTCAAGCCTCTACACCGTCACTACTGTCCTACGAACAGGGGACGATAGGCGACTTCCATAAGGGCTAAGTTGGCAGCGCCGAACACTTGGTGAGCCCAGCACAATCCAAGCAGATCGTGAGCGAGGTTTGATGAGCATCGGACCGGAACCACACGCCGAGGTGTCCGCAACAGTACACCTGGGCAGCCAGGCGTCTTCCAAATTACGTGGAAAAGGTCCTGCGCTGTGGGCAGCAGCAATCGTATTCATATTCGGATTCGTCGCAATGAATTTGTATGCGCTGACCAGCAGCGGTGCGAACGACCTTCCAGGATTATATTCATTTAGATCAGCCACCGTTGGCGATGGACTATTGCTCCCGATCCTTGCCTACGGCCTGATAAAGGTTGCGTCCGAACACGAATCATGGACTCGCAGGCAATGGATTATAGTCGCATTGAGCGGTGTCACGGGGGCCATGACCGGTGGCTTTCAAGTTCTGTTGTGGTTGCGCGATGAGGCCCCTCGCCCGAACTGGACATTCCCTGCGCCGCACACTTTCACTGCACCAGGCTGGTACCATGCAACCTTTCTCGTTATTACATGTGGATTCTTCGCTGCGGCCGCGATCGCCGCCGCGATCCGGTTGCGATCTCTAGCTTCCGATTCCCCTCGGGCGAAGTCCTTTCCAGGGTCACTCGGTTCCATTGCCGTAGTGGCGCCTGGGCCCGCCTTCGTCGGGCTCTTAGTCCTCGATAATGATGCTGTTCTCTGGGTCGCATGCCTCGCAGTCATCAGCGCAAGCACGACCATAGTTGTCGCAGCTTGGGTCGCACTCCACTTTTCGCCGACTCGCTCTCTAATGTCGTTGTATGTAATAGCTACGATCGCAGGAATGGCTTTCTGCAGCCTTTCGGGATCACGCCTCACCACCGCTGTAACGGTGCTTGCTACTGTCGCAAGCAGCTTCGGAGCGGCTTCTGTAGTAGGCGTGCTACCAACTACCTCAGCTCAAACTCGCCTCGGCGTTGCTGCTCTACTCGCATTAAGTGGAGCCGGGGCCTTCAGCGCTGGTCTCAGTCTAACTGAACAACCAGTTTTGCAGCCGCTCACAGCTGTCGCTATGTCTCTAGCCACGATTGTGATTACGGCCTTGATGGCTCAAGGTCGCGACCTAATTGAGAAAGCAACAGTAGCAGACATTCTGATCGCTGTTGGCGCAGCGGCACCGGTGCTGGCTCTGGGAGGAGCGGGTATCTACTATGACCTAGCACCAGCCGAACGGTCGAGTCCTTTCCTTGTAGGCGCGGCGATTGTCGGTTTATTCATAGGCTTTACTGCGCCGGTTATCAAATCGCGTTTCGATTCTGTCATAGAAGCCGAATCCCACCGAATGTCGAGCCGTCTAATATCTGCCAAGTGGGCTGCATACACCACTACAGGTGGGTTATCCGCCGCGACGCTCCTGGCATTTCTAGCGTACGCCATCGGTGTGTATTCTCATCAAGATTGGGTTGGAGGATATTCGACATCCACGGGAGCGCTGTATAGTTTCGCGCTCGCTCTCGGCCTCGCGTTGCTTTCGCTTCTTGTCATTGGCGGTATCGCCAGAGGGGCGCGGCGCGGCACGATAGCAACGGTTTTCGCCTGCCTTACCAGCCTCAGCTGGAGCATCTACGTCCTGGTAGCCCTGGGAAAGGGATTCCATTCGTACGTCCAAGCGACTGCTGCGGTTTACGTAGGAGTCCTCGCAGCATTCTTTATTGGCCAGGGGGTGATTGCGAATACGACCACCCTGCATCGAATTCGAGTCTCATGGGCGAGCGTTGCCATCGGAGGAAGTTGCGCGGTATCTATCGGTTTAACAGTAGCTTGGTCTATCGGGCCAGCGATCGCCGATGCAAGCGGCATCCGGTCCACGTTGCCAGCAGTAGCTGGACTGCTCCTCGCGATCATTGCAGGCGTGGCGATTCCGCCGATGATGGCGATAACGCTGCCCGGATCTACCCCAAAGAGACAATATGCTGCTGCAGCGCCAATTGCAGGAGTCTTTCAGGATGCATTTGTCACCACACTTTTGTGGGTTAGCGTCGGATGGGTTCCGCTCTTTTTCTTGAACCACATAAACGGCAAGCTCGCCTGGTGTGGCCCGCTATTAATGTACGCGTCGATGCTCGGCAGCGCCTACCTTTACGTAATGTCAAACAATATCAAGCACGTTGACAACGATTGGGATCACCTTAAGTCTCAAGTTGATGGTGAAGAGCATCGAATTCCCAACGACCAGCGCGACGCACACAATGCGCTGAGACGGCATATATTTACGCAGAATTTGCTTGCACTATTCGCTATCGTACCCGCCTTCATTCTTCTGCTGCAGCAACTTCGCGGTTTCAAAGACAAAGAATCGGCAACGATTCTTCGGTGGGAACTTCGACACGGGAAGTGATTTAGCGAGAAGATGTCGCCGGGCAGGAGAGTTCGTTCATAGTCAACCGTCAAGCTCACATCGAGAGCGACAAATTCCATGCGAGCGAGGCCGCACCCGAACGGGAATCTTTATTATCGCATCGCCTTCAGGAGGGCACGGCTCACATCGGGCGACTCGGCCAAGAGCATAGCGTTGTTGAACGCTGCCATGCACCCCTCGACATCCGCCTTCCTCTCATTTATGACGACTCTGTTGAACGTCTCGTTCACTACCAGATCAGGTAGATCCTGGGACGGAAATCTCAAATAGGTGCACGAGTGAGGGAGGCTCGCGGCAGCGCACTTGGTTTCCCGAACGATCTGCAAGCTGATATGGCTCTCCGGCGCTCTCGTCATATTCAATAGATGATCAAACTGCCGTTGCCTTACGTGCTGGTCAACGAAATTACTACGCAGGGCTGCTTCCTCGACGATTACCCACACGCGCGGCGGACTCTTGTGCCGCAGGATCTGTTGACGCTTCCGTAGGATTTCCACCCGCCTCTCAGGTTCAGTCCCGTGGGTGCCTGCTGCCTGTTCGAAGATCGCGCGTGAATACTCCTCGGTCTGTAGCAGTTCTGGCACGAATCGAGTCTCGTAGCAGTTGATACGCTGCGCGGCCGGCTCCAGATCGATGAGGTGTCCCCCATCGATCGGCAAGAGTGCGACATCGTCGGCCCACCAAGGCGTCAGTCCGCCACGATGCGCCAGCAGCTGAAACTCGGCCCAGCTGTCTGATGCGGCCCCGTAGAACCTCAGCAGCTCCGCGAGGTCACTCCGAGGGCAAGGGATACGGCCGCTTTCGATCCGGCTGAGTTTTGATTTCGAGCAGCCGATGGCCTTCGCCACTTTCTGGCCGTCGAGATTGCGCTCCGAGCGCAGGCGCCGCAGGCGCGTGCCGAGCAACACTCTCGCGACATAAGGTCTGAGGTCGTCGACGGCGAGGTCCGTGTAGCGCTTGAGCTCCGGCCCCTGCGGCGGGATGACTTTCGTCAGCACGTTAACCAGTCTGGCACGGCCCCACGACATCTGCGCGCGCGGTGGGCTTGCATCTGCAAGTACAGATGCAAGTACGTTTGACCTGAGTGGTGGGCGATCCGCCCCTGGCAGATCGATCGCTCCGACTTCAGCCCTGCCGCCGTTTGCGCCGATAGTGCTCTTGCACAGCATATTTCAAGCAGCCCGATCGAGAACCATCGAACAGTCAGACGTCCCTCGCTGCGTTCGGAATCGTTGTGTCAAGCAGACCGCAGCGCGTGTCGATCTGGACGAAGCATGGCCTGCGGTCTAGCCTTTCCCCGTCGTCTCCTCGCGAAGGGCGGGGGTCTGCTCCGAGATGCGGGGTATGAACCCGCGCTCAGTGAGGAGAGGACACGTGGCTACCGAAAAGGGCGAGGATCCTGATCCGGAGGATGGCCCGGACGACTGGCTGGCGGTGGTCAACACCATCGCCGCAGCCGCCGGAACCATCATCGCACTCCTGGACCTGATTTCGCGCTGGTAGTGCCGCGTTCAGAGCGGGTCGTCGTTGCAGCGGCGGCCCGCTCTTCTCTTCTTCCCGAACGAAACCAACCGAAGGTTTGTTACGTCCGAGTAAGGAGAGCCTACTCGGTTCCTGGCCGAGCGCCAACGGGCGACCGCTACCTGACGAAGCATAGCTATCCAGTAGCCGAGGTTGCCCGTCTGCAATTGCACCATAGCGTAAAGCCAGATCAGAGGCTAGATGCCCACATGTTGACATCCCGAGTCAGCAACCGAGCCTTATCCGAACCGTTATTAAACCGGAACGAATCCGCCCATTTTTGATCGGATAGGCCACGACTCGGTGAAGAGCCGGTGTCATCGTGGGCCATCGGGCTCGCGCTCGTTGCCAGGGCAGTCATCCGTTCCACCTGGCGAGCGTGCATATTCGAGGCGCCAGCCTCACAGCCACGTCGAGCGGGCTGGACGGTGAGCGTACATATGCACGCCCTGGTGTTGACGAGATCGCTGCTCGCGGCCGCCGCTGCGGCTCGGGTTGATAGCCGACCGTCGAGCAACCTTCGAGCGACGCGCTTTGAAAGAAGGCAGGTTGTCATGCCTCCGCCGCAACCAGGTGCCGGTAGACGGCGCGCGGCCGCACCACCAGAACGGTGCAGCGCGCGCGTAGCTGGAGCAGGAGCTCCGCGTCCTGGTTCAGATGCGACAGACCGTAGATGACGAGCGCCGCATATTCACCGTGCTCCAGCCGCTCAATGAGGCGCAAATAGCTGTCGCTGGTACGTGTTTCAGCGATGAGTACGTCCTCTTCGCTGGACGCGTAGCCGTACTCCCGAGCGAGTGCCTGTCCCCCAGTCACAGTCTGGAGTACAGCCCCACGCTCCCGCACCGCGAAGGCCAGTGCCCGCCGGCCACCCGTGCTCTGTTCCTTTTCCATCCCGCCGCCCTCCTTGGGGAGCAGTCGATGCCGGGAAGAACACGCTGTCGTGATGTCCCTCAAGCGTCAACCGGCACCGACCGCCTGCTCAAGGACGGTAGAGAGATGGTCAGTCCGGACTCCATAGCTTTGCAGCTCTTTGCACACAAGGTTGACCTCGTAGTGCCGCTCAGTCAGGCTTTTGCGGGCGGCTTCCGCCGCCGTTCGCAAAGGGGAGATTTGCTATGACGACACTGCGTCTGCTCGGCTCGGGATCCGGTCACGGTGCCTGCCCGGCGGTCTACGCTACCGACACCAGCCTCATCGTCCAGGGGGACCGCATCGCCGATGGCCACGCCGTGGCCGTGCCGCATCAGCTGCTCGACTGGCTGGAGCCGGGCATGACCCTGCCGATCGAGGCCACTGAAGCGCCCGGCATGGTGCTTGTGCCCGGTCAGCCGGTCACCACGGAGGTGCTGCAGCAGCTGACGCTCGACGACCACGAGACGGCCATCGAGGTGCGATAGTGCTGCACGTCACCGGAGACGACATCTGGGAACCGCTCTTCCGAGGCGTCGAGGACAGCGCCTTCCACCTGGAGGTCAAGGACAACTACGCCGTGGCCGACGAGGCCGAGGCGCTGCGTCGGTGGGCGGCCGGTGAACCGTACGAACATGACGAGCAGCCGGACTCCTGGCACGCGTGGGACGAGCTGATGCGCGAGACGTCCGCGCGCGGCGTAGCGCTCGAACGGCTGCGCGTCGTGACGGTGCCGCATTCCGACTACGTTCGGTGGCTCCTCAGCACGACCGCCGGAAACGTCGATACTGGCGAAGATGTGCGCTGGCTGCCGCGCCACCTGATCCAGCCGACCGACGTGCCTGCCGATGACTACTGGTTGTTCGACCGCAGCACCGTCGCCTACACCACCTTCGGCGAAGACGGAAGTTTCACCGGGCTGTCGATCAGCACCGACCCGAAGCTCGTCGCGTGGGCAGTCGAGGCGCGAGATACGTTGTGGCCGTTGGGTATCGCACACGCGGCATACATGGGCAGCGAGTACGCAACGACGTGACCGGCGTCGAACAGGCACGAGCGGCACTCGGCGCCCGCCTACGGGAACTGCGCCGGGATGCCCGCCTGTCCGGCATCGGCCTGGCGGCAGCGTGCGGCTGGCATTCCTCCAAGGTCTCCCGGATCGAGCACGGCAAGCAGAACCCAACCGAGGCGGACCTCGCCACTTGGTGCCAGGCGGTCGGCAATCTCGCAGTGCTCGATGACCTGGTGGCGTCGCTTCGCAACATGCAGGCCATGTACCTGGAATGGCAGCGCACCGTGGCGGCCGGCCACGCGCACCGGCAACGTCAGTCGATCAAGCTCGAAGCTCAGACCCGGCACGTCCGCTGGTGGGAGCCCGAGGTGGTTCCTGGCCTCCTGCAGACCGAGCGCTATGCGCGCGGCGTGCTGGCGGCGTGCATAGCGGTCATCGCCGGGCGGGATGACCTCGACGATGCGCTTGCCGCCCGGATGCAGCGCCAGCAGGTACTCGCTCAGGGCGACCATCGGTTCCACATCGTCATCGGCGAATGGGCGCTCTACCGCACGGTCGGCGATGACGATGTGATGCGGGAGCAGCTTGACCGCTTGACCGACCTTCTGGCACACCCACGGGTCCGCCTCGGTGTCCTGCCGCTGCTCGCGGAGTACCGGGGACCGGCGTCGAACTTCGTCATCTACGACCGGGCCAAGGTGCTGGCCGAGACCGTAAGCGCCGAGCTGACGATCACCAGGCCGTCCGAGATTCTTCTCCACGAGAGGACGTTCACGATCATCGCCGAGCAAGCTCGCTATGGCGCCGAGGCCGACGCGCTGATCACTGCCGCCGCACAGCAACGGCGCTGAGGACGCGGTGCCTCGGCAGAGTCAGATCCCAGCGGCTCGTCGCTCGAAGAACTCCTTGACCTCGGGCACCTTGTGATGCGGCTGCACGGCCCGCGCGATGCCCTCGATGTCCGCGTCCAGGCGCGTCGAGGCCAGTCCCTTGAACGTGTGCAAGTTCGCCGACAGCAACGCACACGATGCAGCAACATCTCCGGCGGCGAGGTAGTTCCTAGCCAGATGCACTTGCCAGTGCCAGTGCTCGCGGGGCCACGCTTTCGAGCCGCCGATTGCTGAGCGCAGGTGGGTATCCGCCTGCCGATGGTCGCCCGCCCGCATGAAGGCGAGGCCGGTCAACCCGGTCAGTTCGGCTTCGGGAAGGTAGACCCATTCCGGATCGTGCCCGCGCGCAGAGTCGTAGGCACGGTGTGCCCGGCTGACCGCACTAGCCATCGAGGACGTGTCACTCACCGCGCCCTGCGCCTCGGCCTCACGGACTGCGCAGAGGGCGCGCAGTCTCGGGCCGCCGTGCTTGGCCGCTGATCTCTGCGCAGCATGGGTGAGGTTGACGCCATCGCGCGGCCGGTTGCCTTCGCGGAAGGCCACGATGCCAGCATTCAGCAGGGCATGAGCACCGGCGATCCCATCGCCTGCGGCGGTGGCTGACTGGGCGGCGTCGGCGTAGTAGTGGCGCGCGTCATCCATCCGGCCAGCGCCGTAGTGCACCCAGCCGGCGGCGGTCATCATCTCGGCACCCGCGCTGGCGAGTGCCCGGCCGGTCTCCTCGGAGTAGGTGCCGGTGGTGAGTAACTGCTCGACGTAGCGCACTTCGTTGGCGGCCGTCCGACACAACCGATCACCACCGACGATCAGGTCGAGCTCGTGTATCTGATTCAGACTGGCGTTGATCGCGGCTACGTCGCTCGCACCGACCTTCACCCCCGTGGCCGCCCCAGCTTGGCCAAAGGAGCCCGCAGCGGTGACGGCCACGCCCGCGCCGCCAAGCGCTCCAGCTCTGAAGAAGTTGCGACGATCCACGTCCGCCTCCTCATCCGACTCCACCACCAGGATAGACAGCGGAACGTGCAGCGCGTGGGCTACACGACGTAGTACACGGACATCGTGTACCCCAGAGCCGCCGTGCTCCAGCTGTGAAATCGCGGGTTGGGTGTAGCCGAGAATTGCGCCGAGCTCGGTCTGGGTCATTCCGAGAGACCGGCGAACTCGGCGGATAACCTCGCCGGTGGTCATATACATCTTGGTCAACCCCGATGTCATAATTTTGCGTCTGTTTGCGAGTCTTTCCGACCTGAATAGCTGCTCGGTCGGGGTTTCGCGGCCCCTCCACCCGACCATATACCGCCTTTCTTATTTTTCAGAACGGCGGCCAATTTCAGCCGGTTTTCGGCCCTTCCGGCCGCTTACGGTCGCTTTCGCACCCGGTACCGGGCCGACGCCGAACAACCCCCGTCCGGCGCATTGGCCGCCAAGGTGGCAGGCCAGTGGCTACCGCCCCCGGTACCGGGTGCCCTCATATTCGGTGAGACTCCAGAGAGGCCACTCCCATGGAACCGACCGACCGCCGCCTGCAACCGAACGCGATGAGCGGCGATACGCCACGATCTCGCTGCGCCTACTACCGAAGCGTCTGCCAGTTGCCTGCGGTGCTGGAGCCGCCGACGGGTCGGATCTTCTTCACCACCGGCCGGGTCTGGGCGATCTCGATGCCAGCGGCGATGGGGCAGGCGGTCAAGCAGCACCTGGACCGCCGCCACGGTGGTGGGGGGCCGATCATCTCGCATCCGCGCCGCCACACCTGGACGATGCTGACGCGAGCCGACACGCCGCCAAACGCCGTGCGCGACGAAGCGATGCTCCAGCACTACGGCATCCGCGTCCTGCGCGGTGGACAGCGAATCGCACTGCCGTCGCCTGCCGATCGAGGCACGCAGTTCCGAGGATGGATCCTGCCGGCCCGCAGCACTTTCTGTCCGTCCGGGCTCGTCGTGCTGGCCTCGGCGCGCATCGTGCTGGGTGCGCGGGTGACTCACCGATAAGCAACCCCGGCCCATTACCACTCCGTCACGAGCCTGACGGACGGGTGTTGGTGTACCTGCCTGGCACGCGCGTGACTTCGCCGAGTGCCTTCGAGCGGCACCGCTGTTAGTCCAGCAGCACTATGTGGAGGCGGTCAGCGCCACTGCCACTGGCGCTGACAAGCTGCCGCGACTACTGGATGAGCGGCTGTATTCGGCTCCTTGAGTCGAGGATCTCACGCGTGCTCGCGCGAGACTGAGCTGCTTGCCGCCAGAAGGCTTGACGTACATCGTTCGACTGACAGCTCGGTGCGAGCAAAGGAGCTATAATTCCAGAGTTTCACCTGGGATACGGTACGCCAATCAAGCATAATGAGGTTCTGTAGAACTGAAGTTCGGGGAGCATGACACACCCAGGGCAGGACTCAATAGCTGGGGAGGATTGTAGTGGGAAGACCTCGCAAATCCGAGGGGTTGCGGCGCTGCCGTCTGTGTCGAGGAATCACTGTCAATGCGCGCCATCCGAAGATCTTAGTTCAAGCACCCTTTTTTCGGCGTCTCGATGGGTCGAACTCGTCCACCGAGTTGAGAATGTCCACATACACCGACGGATTCGGAGATAAAGAAGTATGGGACGAACCGGTCCAGCTGGGTCGGATCTATGTCGAGAGCATATGCTCCTATTGTAGGATCAAGATCGCCACCGAGATTGACATCCCCGCTTCCGAGGTCATGAGTCAATTAGCCGATCTATCAGAAGTAGCCATCGATGCTAGAGCGGCTG is a window encoding:
- a CDS encoding DNA-directed RNA polymerase subunit beta gives rise to the protein MEPTDRRLQPNAMSGDTPRSRCAYYRSVCQLPAVLEPPTGRIFFTTGRVWAISMPAAMGQAVKQHLDRRHGGGGPIISHPRRHTWTMLTRADTPPNAVRDEAMLQHYGIRVLRGGQRIALPSPADRGTQFRGWILPARSTFCPSGLVVLASARIVLGARVTHR
- a CDS encoding DUF6879 family protein, which encodes MLHVTGDDIWEPLFRGVEDSAFHLEVKDNYAVADEAEALRRWAAGEPYEHDEQPDSWHAWDELMRETSARGVALERLRVVTVPHSDYVRWLLSTTAGNVDTGEDVRWLPRHLIQPTDVPADDYWLFDRSTVAYTTFGEDGSFTGLSISTDPKLVAWAVEARDTLWPLGIAHAAYMGSEYATT
- a CDS encoding helix-turn-helix domain-containing protein; this encodes MTGVEQARAALGARLRELRRDARLSGIGLAAACGWHSSKVSRIEHGKQNPTEADLATWCQAVGNLAVLDDLVASLRNMQAMYLEWQRTVAAGHAHRQRQSIKLEAQTRHVRWWEPEVVPGLLQTERYARGVLAACIAVIAGRDDLDDALAARMQRQQVLAQGDHRFHIVIGEWALYRTVGDDDVMREQLDRLTDLLAHPRVRLGVLPLLAEYRGPASNFVIYDRAKVLAETVSAELTITRPSEILLHERTFTIIAEQARYGAEADALITAAAQQRR
- a CDS encoding helix-turn-helix transcriptional regulator, with translation MVGWRGRETPTEQLFRSERLANRRKIMTSGLTKMYMTTGEVIRRVRRSLGMTQTELGAILGYTQPAISQLEHGGSGVHDVRVLRRVAHALHVPLSILVVESDEEADVDRRNFFRAGALGGAGVAVTAAGSFGQAGAATGVKVGASDVAAINASLNQIHELDLIVGGDRLCRTAANEVRYVEQLLTTGTYSEETGRALASAGAEMMTAAGWVHYGAGRMDDARHYYADAAQSATAAGDGIAGAHALLNAGIVAFREGNRPRDGVNLTHAAQRSAAKHGGPRLRALCAVREAEAQGAVSDTSSMASAVSRAHRAYDSARGHDPEWVYLPEAELTGLTGLAFMRAGDHRQADTHLRSAIGGSKAWPREHWHWQVHLARNYLAAGDVAASCALLSANLHTFKGLASTRLDADIEGIARAVQPHHKVPEVKEFFERRAAGI
- a CDS encoding helix-turn-helix domain-containing protein; protein product: MEKSIYSAEYQRLCAFLRQLRREAGLTQVEVARRLDVPQSFVSKYETGERRLDVIELLHVVRALGSTLNEVVHQIAPGENP
- a CDS encoding histone-like nucleoid-structuring protein Lsr2 → MARKVIVEMVDDFDGKSTAEETVFFALDGAQFEMDLSTDNAKQLRAFFEQWTPHARKVGRAPKSKSVARSTDNREKTQAIRDWARTNGVDVSSRGRIAAEVVDAYKQAVKGE
- a CDS encoding helix-turn-helix domain-containing protein produces the protein MLTKVIPPQGPELKRYTDLAVDDLRPYVARVLLGTRLRRLRSERNLDGQKVAKAIGCSKSKLSRIESGRIPCPRSDLAELLRFYGAASDSWAEFQLLAHRGGLTPWWADDVALLPIDGGHLIDLEPAAQRINCYETRFVPELLQTEEYSRAIFEQAAGTHGTEPERRVEILRKRQQILRHKSPPRVWVIVEEAALRSNFVDQHVRQRQFDHLLNMTRAPESHISLQIVRETKCAAASLPHSCTYLRFPSQDLPDLVVNETFNRVVINERKADVEGCMAAFNNAMLLAESPDVSRALLKAMR